From the genome of Oryza glaberrima chromosome 1, OglaRS2, whole genome shotgun sequence:
AAAATACTactcctccgttctaaaatataataagttttgGTTGGATGAGACACAccctaatactataaatctgaacagacagtctgtctagattcatagcacTAGAATATGTCTTATCCAATTAAAACTCctcatattttaaaaaggagagagtacaaaatatttacatatattGGCAAATAATTGGTATTTGACCGTACCAAATTAATTGAGCAATTCAACTAAGACACGCATAAGCAGTCAATCCATTTCAACAACTAATGCCACCATGCAGAACTACTTactcgttctaaaatatagcaatttagaAACGGATGAAACATCACCTAATTCAATGTATCAATACAGGGTCATATCCAAATTTATTGGACTAGGTGATGTTCCATCCAATtctaaattatactatatttcaGAATGAAGCGAGTATATTCTAGCTAGctgcaactctctctctctctccaagcAAGAGCAATAAAGATActtatcgatcgatcgactagccatcttgctcgccgccggcgatcagCATCCCGCGATGCACCCTGTCGATGAACTCGGAGGCCCTCCGGTCGATGTCGCGCTCGGCGTAGTAGCTGTCGTTGTCCTCGTCGCTCGGCcacaccctcctcctccgctccggccagTAGTACGAcctctgctgctgcagctgctgctgcttccttccggccgccgcagccgtcgccatctcctcctgctgctgccgccgcctctcgccgccgctcttGAACCCGAACAGCGAGGCCAGCACCGACTTCttcttccctcttcctcccatACAAATATAGTGGTTAGTAGCTGATCACAATCTTAATTTCTCTCTGTATTTGCAGGGTTTGTATAGTTAGCTAGTGAGATTTGCTTGAGCTGCAGGTTAAGTTGCTGTATGCATATTGAAGGGGACATGGTGTTTCTCTTTTATAGGCGATCCATATCGCCATCGTATCTTCGTCTAT
Proteins encoded in this window:
- the LOC127760129 gene encoding uncharacterized protein LOC127760129 produces the protein MGGRGKKKSVLASLFGFKSGGERRRQQQEEMATAAAAGRKQQQLQQQRSYYWPERRRRVWPSDEDNDSYYAERDIDRRASEFIDRVHRGMLIAGGEQDG